CCAAATGTGATTTCGTAATTCGTGTCTTTGTTATTTTCAATTGCCCAAATTGCAAAACCTATCATTGCTGCATCTTCTGGTATTAAGTGCTTGTAGTATTCTGACAATTTTTTTAAAACTGCTCTTAAATCTGTCTTATGCTTTAAATGCGTTTTATAAATTGAGTCCTCAGTGTGGTGAACTACGGATGGTGGGCTATCAGTTGAATGTGATACTTTGGCTTCGCCAAATAATAAATTCACTTTTTGTCCTACAAGTCGGTATCCGATTGCATCCATGCCTCTTCCTGGCAAATGTGAAAGTTCTCTTACTGAAAGATTTTTAACTGGTATTTTGAATCTTTTCGGAATTGCAATTTTTTCTTCAAAATAATAGGTCAGCAACAGTTCACCTAAATCACTTCTGTAAATATCATTTAACACAGCAGGTGTTTCACCTGCTTCCCTTTTCTTGTCTTCAGCAATAACGTTTCGCGTAATTATTTTTTCCAAATCAGTTGTATCAAATCCAGTGTTCTTAAAAAGAAAATTGGCTGAAATTGTTTTTGCAGGTGTAACAGAAGCCGTTCTTTGCTGAACATATCTTTCAGCAAATTTTTTGATGAAAGTATCGTTTACCTTTATATCTGCTCTGTCAAAAATGTGCATATTCTTTTTTTGTTTTGTGCATTTACAGTTCTTTCAGGCTTGCATTTCTATAAGCTTCGTTTGATTCTGTAACAAGGAAATCTAATTTCCCGGATGTTGAATCTGATTCTATCCATATCCCATTTCTCCCAATCTTTCTCTGAAAACCACCTGTGCAAACGAGTATATTCTTCGAGAGGGAGAGAATTAATTGTTTCTTTTATTTCTTCTAATTGTAACATAGAAACTTTTCATCAATATTGATGGAGAAGTTAAGTGTTTTTGAAATAGATTGCAACCATTCAACTAACCCACGCACAAAAACAATTGTCAACCACGAACCACGAACCACGAACCAACAACCCTCATACGGCGGGCAAACTGTCAACTAAGTTTCCTCGCCTCAATCACCGCCGACACAATAAACTCATCCAACTTCATTCCTTTTCTCCACTCGCGGATGAACTCGCGGCTGTCTTCTTTTGGCTTGATGGAAATTTCTGTGAAGCCGGCTTTTTGTAATTCGGTTTGATATTCTTCGATTGTGATTGCGCCGGAGGTACATTCACAGTAAAGAGACATATCGTTCAGGATTTCATCGGGAAGTTTGGCGGAGAGAACGACATCGGAAATTGCTAATCGCCCGCCCGGTTTCAGCACACGAAATGCTTCACGAAATACTTGCGGCTTTTCCGTCGAGAGATTGATGACGCAGTTGGAAATAATAACATCAACCGATGAATCGGCAACAGGGAGATGTTCGATTTCTCCGAGACGAAACTCGACGTTGGTGAAATTTCCTTTCACTGCATTTTGCCGCGCTTTGCTGAGCATCTCCGGCGTCATATCAACGCCAATGACTTTTCCTGTTTCACCGACTTGTTGAGCAGAGAGGAAGCAATCGAATCCGCCGCCGCTTCCTAAGTCCAATACGACTTCGCCCGGTTTGAGATTTGCAATCGCAGTCGGGTTGCCGCACCCAAGCGCCATGTTCGATTCGCCAGGCACGTTCCGTATTTCTTCTGCGCTATACCCGATTGCCTTTGTGTAATTGACTACTGAGTCATCTGCCTCTTTGGTCGAACAGCATGAAGGTTTGGTTTGAGTTACCGGCTGTGCGTTTTCGCCACAGCAGGAAGAGAATTTTCCGGTCGCAATCGCACTGTATCGTTCGCGCACCGCTTGTTTGATTTGTTCTGATTTGAGCGTATCCATGTTCGTTGATTGGTTAATTAGTTAATTAGTGATTTGATATATAGACGAACGAAGGGAGAAAAAGACGCAACAAGTTTTTTTGATTCCTAAATTATTAAACACAAAGAACACAAAGCATTTTCACAAAGCGCACAAAGAAAAATCTTAATCTTCGTGACCTTTGTGATTTTCTTAGTGTTCTTTGTGTTAAAAAATCAGTAATCAGAATTCAGCAATTATTCTCACACGCTAGTCCACAACAGCAACATGAAATCGGATGGTAGTCAATCACCGTTCCGTAGCGGTCGAACTCGAAGTGACAACACTCGAAGAATAAATCCTTCAACATTTTGCGCGCTCGCTGGACTCTCGACTTCGCGCCGGAATGTGAAATGCCGAGTTTTGTTGCTAAATCTTTCTGTTTCATCCCTTGCAGTTCAGTAAGTGTAATTGCTTCGCGGTATGGTTCGGGAAGTTGTTCGATGAAATGATTGATGCTGGGTGTGAGTCGCTCCATGGCGCTTTCAGTCTCTTCTTCTTCGACGATGTTTTCAGGAAGCGTCTCTTTCGGTTTTCGCGTCCGGTAATAATCTATGATTGCGTTGCGGGTGATTTGATACAACCAACTTTCAATCTTCATTGAATCGTTCAGCGATTCGATGTTCGCATGGACTTTGAGAAAAACATCGTGGAGAATATCTTCTGCCTCGTCGCGTGAATTAACTCGTTGGACGATGAAGTTCAAAAGTCGTTTTGAAAATTGTTTATACAGGTGTTCGAGGTTTTCTGCTTTGGTTGCCATTGTTAATAACTGAACTTGCATCAAAGTAAGGATTTCGTTTGTGAAAATGAAAATGCCGCGCA
The nucleotide sequence above comes from Ignavibacteriota bacterium. Encoded proteins:
- the sigZ gene encoding RNA polymerase sigma factor SigZ translates to MATKAENLEHLYKQFSKRLLNFIVQRVNSRDEAEDILHDVFLKVHANIESLNDSMKIESWLYQITRNAIIDYYRTRKPKETLPENIVEEEETESAMERLTPSINHFIEQLPEPYREAITLTELQGMKQKDLATKLGISHSGAKSRVQRARKMLKDLFFECCHFEFDRYGTVIDYHPISCCCCGLACENNC
- a CDS encoding arsenite methyltransferase, with the translated sequence MDTLKSEQIKQAVRERYSAIATGKFSSCCGENAQPVTQTKPSCCSTKEADDSVVNYTKAIGYSAEEIRNVPGESNMALGCGNPTAIANLKPGEVVLDLGSGGGFDCFLSAQQVGETGKVIGVDMTPEMLSKARQNAVKGNFTNVEFRLGEIEHLPVADSSVDVIISNCVINLSTEKPQVFREAFRVLKPGGRLAISDVVLSAKLPDEILNDMSLYCECTSGAITIEEYQTELQKAGFTEISIKPKEDSREFIREWRKGMKLDEFIVSAVIEARKLS